In the Eremothecium cymbalariae DBVPG#7215 chromosome 7, complete sequence genome, one interval contains:
- the LSM4 gene encoding U6 snRNA complex subunit LSM4 (similar to Ashbya gossypii AGL296W) → MLPLYLLTNAKGQRMLVELKNGETIEGELTNVDNWMNVTLGNVVHKGGEQVLELPEIYVRGSVIKYIKLQDDIIDKVKQQLNSGKDGSSNGNGPHQNRDRDGNRRYNSRRDNGGGNNGGGRFHHHDYQRKRGGGNFQRRGGGDGQYSSNNGGRRGARQQPGNNGTGNTQGQSSTASGGFVQYHRPMQGA, encoded by the coding sequence ATGTTACCGTTATATTTGTTGACCAATGCCAAAGGCCAAAGGATGCTGGTTGAGTTAAAAAATGGTGAAACTATAGAAGGCGAGTTGACGAATGTTGATAACTGGATGAATGTAACGTTAGGGAATGTGGTGCATAAGGGAGGGGAACAGGTGTTAGAGCTGCCCGAGATCTATGTGCGCGGATCAGTGATCAAGTATATCAAGCTGCAGGATGACATTATTGATAAGGTAAAGCAACAGTTGAATAGCGGCAAGGATGGGAGTAGTAATGGGAATGGGCCGCACCAGAATAGAGACAGGGATGGAAACAGGAGATACAATAGTAGACGGGATAACGGCGGAGGGAACAACGGTGGTGGGAGGTTCCATCATCATGACTATCAGCGGAAGCGCGGGGGAGGTAATTTTCAGAGAAGGGGCGGTGGGGATGGGCAATATAGTAGTAATAACGGCGGTCGTCGTGGAGCCAGACAGCAGCCTGGGAATAATGGTACTGGAAACACGCAAGGCCAAAGTAGTACCGCTTCTGGTGGGTTTGTGCAGTATCACCGGCCGATGCAGGGAGCATGA
- the SWI4 gene encoding SBF complex DNA-binding subunit SWI4 (similar to Ashbya gossypii AGL297C), protein MGLTSEAAGLSAGGLSVAPVIEVATYAGVDVYECYCRGKESNIVMRRLHDDWVNITQVFKVASFTKTQRTKVLEKESTDINHEKIQGGYGRFQGTWIPLLSAQNLVAKYCITDIVVLTLINFKPDPMNMPPRRSKNSVIKKLSPATRITSPSSYNKTPKKKITEFNHSTAGSVSKKAKKRASSKATQPSPLQNLVFQTPQHQQNGQQTSSNYTVVTQNQQTPLNTVMIMDSANSEQRITHPKSASGVMLLPINSTSVGPASAPATAVTSSTASSNTNNRRYATTQKPLQFYPFPVPNSSGTNMQGVHIISENPNQKQKSSRRVSSKSKASSNQSLESRQSHTIAKRSTTIHNEPKMSSFTIVQPPSTHFHKTSASSGSNTSHGSSLDCYSSNDNPTPNSSRSGSPPPKERFTPNEYKNLILQVLSTEYNTCEPVLPEKLYYPPIGLDVNFTIDKQGHTALHWATAMANIPLIKILLTLEADVFHCNDRGFNCITKSIFYNNCYKTGAFVIVVELLKICLVTPDTNGRLPLHYLVELSVNKSKDPLVTNYYIDTILDILLRDEPLLLKMCLNLQDTMGNTVFHLAALNMNLELCNKLYYMGSSMEIMNSQQQTVMSILSKMNVTLPTVSVANTPIPVMMPTPVTATVNTTSGNQETFKQKQSKLNTPLRPRCNKNKSEDNKPSAKKQVAETTFTETPQNLSGISNPTLTDFLQVLPCTNSKTPSYKEKVFALDRITEMNSTPVLKVTTPGGSSANEANGRSVPSTVAPDGSFLPLPLEQMIQLPKLMRISGSNASKLAIQFSELSKSLTNAIDENIANVGLEVAKATEGIDGIEKSLKLTQKQEKDILNNFDVEEIDHLEEKVRKAQSCLNTEINKFANSVEKSQALTLATLVHEEEAKADRCSKENMVPTSSDASKELFKLGVELSILQLKRKHVIEKVCNAKTIINLSNKIYKYRKLIGMSIENIDSKLNDIESDLRGTVA, encoded by the coding sequence ATGGGGCTTACCAGTGAAGCTGCAGGGCTATCTGCGGGAGGTTTAAGTGTCGCTCCAGTGATTGAGGTAGCAACTTATGCTGGGGTCGATGTGTATGAGTGTTATTGTAGGGGAAAAGAATCTAACATTGTGATGCGCAGGCTGCATGATGATTGGGTGAATATTACTCAGGTGTTTAAAGTTGCATCTTTTACAAAGACACAGAGAACCAAggttttggaaaaggaatCTACTGATATTAATCATGAGAAAATACAAGGCGGCTACGGTAGATTTCAAGGTACTTGGATCCCGTTACTAAGTGCGCAGAATTTGGTTGCCAAATATTGTATCACGGATATTGTGGTGCTTACGCTTATAAACTTTAAGCCCGATCCCATGAACATGCCTCCGAGAAGATCCAAGAACTCTGTTATTAAAAAACTGTCGCCAGCTACTCGTATTACTTCTCCTTCGAGCTATAATAAGACTcctaaaaagaagattacAGAGTTCAATCATTCTACCGCTGGGTCTGTTTCCAAGAAAGCCAAAAAAAGGGCTAGTAGTAAAGCTACCCAACCATCTCCATTGCAGAATCTCGTATTTCAGACACCacaacatcaacaaaacGGCCAACAAACCTCTAGTAATTACACAGTCGTTACTCAAAATCAACAGACTCCACTTAATACAGTTATGATCATGGATTCAGCGAACAGCGAGCAAAGAATTACTCATCCTAAGTCGGCGTCTGGTGTAATGCTGCTGCCTATAAATTCCACATCTGTTGGCCCAGCATCAGCTCCCGCAACTGCTGTTACTTCCAGTACTGCCTCGTCAAACACAAATAATCGTCGCTACGCCACTACCCAGAAGCCATTGCAGTTTTATCCCTTCCCAGTTCCCAATTCTAGTGGCACTAATATGCAAGGTGTTCATATTATTTCAGAAAATCCTaatcaaaaacagaaatCCTCGAGAAGAGTTAGCAGTAAATCTAAAGCTAGCAGTAACCAGTCATTAGAATCGCGACAAAGCCATACCATTGCAAAAAGGAGCACAACTATCCACAACGAGCCAAAAATGTCAAGTTTTACTATTGTGCAGCCACCATCGACTCACTTTCATAAGACTTCTGCATCAAGTGGTTCAAATACATCTCATGGATCGTCTCTGGATTGTTATTCATCTAATGATAATCCTACACcaaattcttcaagatcGGGTTCTCCTCCACCTAAGGAGAGATTTACTCCTAATGAATACAAGAATTTAATTTTGCAAGTTTTATCTACAGAATACAATACATGCGAACCTGTTCTACCGGAAAAACTTTACTATCCTCCAATAGGCCTCGATGTGAATTTTACAATCGACAAACAGGGACACACTGCATTACATTGGGCTACAGCTATGGCAAATATTCCGTTGattaaaatattgttgaCATTGGAAGCTGATGTATTTCATTGCAATGATAGAGGGTTTAATTGCATAACTAAGAGTATCTTTTACAACAATTGTTACAAAACTGGTGCTTTTGTTATAGTCGTTGAGTTGTTAAAAATTTGTCTGGTTACTCCTGATACCAATGGCAGACTACCTTTACATTATCTAGTAGAATTAAGTGTGAACAAATCGAAAGATCCACTGGTTACAAATTATTACATTGATACTATTTTAGACATTTTACTACGGGATGAACCTTTATTACTGAAAATGTGTCTAAACCTTCAAGACACAATGGGAAATACAGTTTTTCATTTAGCTGCATTAAACATGAATTTAGAACTATGCAACAAGTTATATTACATGGGTAGTTCCATGGAAATTATGAATTCGCAGCAGCAGACTGTGATGTCGATTCTTTCAAAGATGAATGTTACACTGCCAACAGTCAGCGTGGCCAATACGCCAATACCTGTGATGATGCCAACTCCTGTTACTGCTACCGTTAATACGACTTCGGGTAATCAAGAAACGTTTAAGCAGAAACAGTCTAAACTGAACACTCCGTTAAGGCCCAGGTGcaataaaaacaaaagcGAAGATAACAAACCTTCCGCCAAGAAACAAGTGGCTGAAACGACTTTTACAGAAACCCCACAAAACTTATCAGGTATTAGTAACCCAACTCTTACAGACTTTCTTCAAGTGCTACCATGTaccaattcaaaaacccCATCGTACAAGGAAAAAGTATTCGCCTTAGATAGAATCACAGAAATGAACAGTACACCGGTTTTAAAGGTGACCACTCCTGGTGGTTCGTCCGCAAATGAAGCGAACGGCAGATCGGTACCATCTACTGTGGCGCCTGACGGGTCTTTTCTTCCGTTGCCTTTAGAACAAATGATACAATTGCCGAAATTAATGAGGATATCGGGCTCTAACGCTTCTAAACTGGCCATACAGTTTTCAGAACTATCTAAATCCTTAACAAACGCAATTGATGAGAATATAGCAAATGTTGGACTAGAAGTAGCCAAGGCGACGGAGGGTATTGATGGTATTGAAAAATCATTGAAGTTGACTCAAAAGCAGGAAAAAGATATTCTAAACAATTTTGATGTCGAAGAGATCGATCATTTGGAAGAAAAGGTTCGAAAGGCACAGTCATGTCTCAATACGGAAATAAACAAGTTTGCCAATTCGGTTGAGAAATCCCAAGCATTGACATTGGCAACGCTGGTACACGAAGAAGAGGCCAAGGCTGACCGCTGTTCGAAGGAAAATATGGTACCTACAAGCTCTGATGCGTCGaaagaattgttcaaaCTTGGGGTAGAACTATCTATCCTCCAactaaaaagaaaacatgTAATAGAAAAGGTCTGTAACGCCAAAACTATCATAAACTTAAGCAACAAGATCTACAAATATCGTAAGCTCATT